The sequence below is a genomic window from Glycine max cultivar Williams 82 chromosome 20, Glycine_max_v4.0, whole genome shotgun sequence.
TAATACTACTTCCGTCCCTATATATAAGACCCATTTAACTAATTCATAGGAATGAAGAAAGttggttaatttagttagtgacattaaatttgttaataatttgtatttttcaaaattaccctTATTATTGAGACTCATCACAAAAACTCTTTCTACCTGATTAATTAATGTGTGGAAAGAGAATAGTGGTTATGAagtttatcttattaatttgtAACTACTCATCTTCCACATTCCTtacaagagagagaaagaatccATCTTATTAATATGCAAACCTTTTTAAACTGTCATGCTGTGATGAGAGATATTAGCTGAGTGGACAATGTCTCTTACATGACCAATCATGTGTCTCATACATGACTGATTGTAGCTTGTGACACTTTAGAGTCTGATTGGAAAATGACTCTGAATCAGTTGGTGGTGCTACTGCATTGGAAAATGACTCCCAAACCCAAGTGAATCACTAGCTAATACCATGAGTGGTGCTATTGCATTGCTGAGAATGAGATGTTAGATTACCATCTTTTAATTAGTAGATCCCATTGCCCGTCTTTAGCTTGATTACTAAGAACTAAGAAGCTATGAAGCATGGAAATTCATATGGACACAACATCATGGAAAGATAGCAAAATTTAGTGTATAGATGTTTTCTTGAAGTGTGTCATATTGTCACAAGTTAACCTTGTTAGAAatggtttcctttttttatgtGTGTGCTTCATAGCGAAGAGGACAATTCTAGATAATTGTGAGTCGTGAGTTTTTAACTGCAATCAGGGCATTCAAGAGTGTAgggttgtgttaaatttgtcgTTTTCATTCTATTCTTTTGAATGTTTTggtaatagaagtgttgccttaTAAGTATCAGATACTAATTAGAAAAGTCATTTGATTTTGGAGCTTATTATATTTAGGGGGATGGGCAAAATACATGAACTGAATTGAATTGCTATAGAACTGAACCGAACTCGTAATAGTTCAGCAGAACTGAACAATGTATTCTTTTCCCAGTACTTTCTCAATTTTTATTCCGATCCAATAAATTCTGTTCTGTTCATCTCTGTTGTCCTATTTTGAATTTGTCAATTCAATGATATTTGCAACTCAATTAGTGAAGGGGAGGTTTGTCTGGCTGTAGGTTGCAAATGCAAAGCTTGATTCTTATCCAAGTGGTCCCTTGAAAGATGAGGTATGCAAGTCTTCTGtagatttttattttccctggaatatgtgtaaatctctgcAGAACTGAAGCAAGTTTTATTGTTATCggcattttatttattcttcccTTTAGAATATATTGGACTCTGTTCAAGTGATAGAAGAGTAGCGTGAATAGTATAGATAACCTTGtcagtttaaaaaaatagtttcaggAATTATGCATTCTATGGTTTGTAAATGTTTTAAACTGTAGTTTGATGTACTTCTAGTCTGTATTAACTTTGCATCAAAATATGGTTTTGTTAACTGGATCAAAACACCCTGAACTGGTGTAAATTCTCGGTATTATTCTTCAATTAATTTTGGTACCAATAGATAGATGGCAGTACCAGAACTACAGTATTACATAAACGAAAGGTAACGCAGGGTAAAACACCCTGCACTCTCGTTACAAAGTGGCATTGTATTTAATTTTGGGCATGGCTGGAAGCGCGATCCAACTTGGCATGCTTGCGATGTGACTTGGCTAGAATTTTTCAAGGAGATTATCCAGTGGAAGCTGAGGGAAACTGCTGATATTACCAGGGGCCCATCCACCACCTGCATATTAAAATCAGTATCTAGTTCATaaaatgttgaaaatgtcaGTCACAGGGTGTGTTTGGGTGCATTCGGATTGAggtttaattgttaaattttttttttttttgcacagcaaaaatagtattatatattatgaataatGCAGTACTAGATGTACTGCAGATAGGAGAAAAAGTACAAGGCAAAATTGCCTAACCCAACTGAAAATACAGGATAACAATAGATAAGCCAAAAGGAAATCATCCCTTAAGACAACTCCTCCCTCAAACTAGTggaccattgattaaaatgaatatGGAAGTCTTTGTCCATATATTTTAACCATGCCCAAGTGTGGAATAAAGCTTCGTCCATGACTTTTCCGGAGTCGAAAATCTGGTTATTAAAAACCATTGAATTTCTATGCTTCCAAATAGTCATGGATAGAGCTATCCAAAGCACTGCCCGTCTATTATCTATACATCTATTGCTACTCCAGCTTGAAAATTGAATGAAGTGGTCTTTGGGATCAGTGGGGAAAGGACCCACTCTGTCAGCCCATCTCAAAGCCTCCCACCAAAGACTCCTAGTTCTTGAGCAAGCAAACATGATATGGCCAGCAGATTCCTCCTCTCCATCACATAAAGGACAAGAATACGATGGAAGGCACACCTGCCTCCTTCTTAGGTTAGCCTTAGTAGGCAATCTATCTTTAAAAATTTTCCAAGAGAATGCAGCTGCTCTTGGAGGAATTTTCAATTTCCACATAAGCCTGGAAGCATTATCTTCATATTCTGAGCTGCCATCTTCCATGAGAGAGTTATAAGCTGACTTTGTAGAATAGGATCCACTAGAGTCGGCCCTCCAAGTGAGATGATCCATTCTAGAAAGGTGAAGTTGCACCCCATCGATCTCATCCATGAAAGCTGCCACCATTTCAATTTCGTGGTCGAAGAAATTTCTCCTCCATTGGAACTTCCAATCCCACCCATTTTCAGCATGCTGACCCATTAAACTGATAGTAAGGTCCTGCTGCTGGCTCACCTGATATAAAACAGGGTATTTGTCTTTAAGGGTTATATCATCTCCCCTCCATATGTCTTTCCAAATGGCTATCATTGACCAGAGTTTTCTCTGTTTGGCCTGTAGATATATGCCTATGGTTTGCTGTAGGTTAAACCACACTGAGTTTGGTGTTCATTTCTCTTATACCCATCATTGCTCAATTTAGTGTATGTCATATGAACTGGTTGTTCCCATAATTCATTGACGGATAGGCGCAAAATTCATTGATGGATAGGCACATTAAGTTTGGTATCATTAGTCATGCTTACCATGGTTATATTGATAAATAGGCACAAATTGGTATTGTAAAAAATTCTTTGATGTACAATAGAAATACACATGAAATTGCTTTCATGTGAAGCTACACAccagtcctttttttttttttttttacattacatAATAATGTGTCCAATTATTGTACTCATCATAGTTGTGCATGCCCTGTAGGCCTTAGATGACGATAACAAACCAGTGGTTAAAGGAAAACACACTGACCAGGCTTTTACCCTACCAAAGCAATTGAAGACAGTTAAATCATCAGAGAGTTCCTTTTGCAGTGATCAGAAAGATTTGACAGTATCAACTGCAGAAGTTCCACTTTTGAATGAAGTTAGTTTACCAACTAAACGAAGTAGACGAAAGATGATTTTACAGAGAACTTCCTTGCCTAAGGAAAAGTCTTCTGATTACATATTGAAAAGTCAACCTAATAAGTACTCTACCCTTAAGGTACaagctttttcttaatttaaattgattatgtGTTTTTGAAGCTTTGAGGGGCTTCAAGCTTTTTGTTTACAACTTATAGAAAAAAGCTTTTTgttctaaaaataataacttccTCTATAACTTGCAGGCAAAGGTTTCTAGTTGCTTGGCATCTAATATGGTTCGCAGATGGTTTATTTTTGAATGGTTTTACAGTGCAATTGATTATCCATGGTTTGCCAAAAGGGAATTCATGGAGTACTTAAATCATGTTGGACTAGGGAATATCCCAAGGTTAACTCGTGTCGAGTGGAGTGTCATAAAAAGGTATGAAATTCAGTTGTGGTTATTATGATGTTCTGCTAAATCTTGAGAACAGTAAATTATGTAATCATAAAGGATGTATTTGAAATTGTCAtgttgtacttgtttttgcaGTTCCCTTGGCAAACCCCGCAGGTTTTCTGAACACTTTCTATGTGAAGAAAGGCATAAACTTGAACAGTATCGGGAATCAGTGAGGAAACATTACACTGAACTGCGGACTGGTATTAGGGATGGACTTCCAACTGATTTAGCCAAACCATTATATGTTGGACAACGTGTAATTGCTCTTCATCCAAAAACAAGAGAGATTCATGATGGTAGTGTGCTTACCGTTGACTATGACAAGTGCAGGATTCAGTTTGACCGTCCTGAATTAGGTGTTGAATTTGTAATGGTAATATGATTACTTATTATTCTGctgattttaaaagttatagccattctTCAATAGGTAGTTTCAATCAGTATGTCACATTTGTTTCAGTTTAACTTTGGAATAaaattgctttttctttttgctaaaagatttctctggaaaatcccaaaaaaaagtgattatttccttaaaataaattgaaccaAGCATGCATGCCACACACTGAAATGttataataaacaataaaaagagCTACCTTGTGCTATACAGCTCCTTCTATGCAGAGTGTCTAGGGTACGGTTGGACCTACTGTGTGCCTATAGAAGGCAGCCTTGCATTTGCAAGAGCATGATTTCTAGACTTGAATCTATGACATACAGCCTACAGGTCACATTGTAGTACTCCAAGTGAAGGAAATTGGTTTGgtatttgtaaaaatatataaatgatcttTGTGTACCACATGATGTAAATAAACAGTCAAaggcttaatattttttttttccaattgaaTAAATTAGCTTGATATTTTTTAAGTCTAAAAATGATTTTcacattttcttgtttttaatgAGCGGAATTTTTGGTTCAGGACATTGATTGCATGCCTTTGAATCCATCAGATAATATGCCAGAAGCTCTGAGGAGGCATATTGGTTCCCAAAAAGCCTCTTTCATGAATAAAGAACCACAAATtaatggaaattcaaattttggggGCTGCGAAATGCATTCCTTTCCCGTGAAGGTACACACCTCCTCAAGTGACTTAGTAGTGCATGGAAAAGTTAGATTGCTAACAAGTATCAATATACTAATATTATGTCTTAATTTGGtgcttacatttttattttatacattccATCTCTACATGACATTGTaagtttagatttaatttgattctacTATCTGTCATGTATTGTCACTTCATTAAAGAAGTTTGACTATAGTAATAGCTACTTGCCTActtgaaaatttaaatgatgTGTTAACACATGACTTGATTATAGtgtaaaatggaaaaaatatttaaatcaacactagatcaaaattaaactcttaatttttttcattggaAGTTAAATATGCTTATCCTTTTTTCCTGACATAAAATAAGCTTGAAGAGTTAATAGTAGAGCTTCATAATTGGTACTTTTAATGATTGACATAGGCTTTCTTGTTGTCTTTTGACTAGTGGACAACCATTCACATATATTACCATTGTTTTGCACTGCTGTGGTTAGCTCATAGCTGGATGAAATTAACTGCCCAATACTTTTCTCAACCTTGGAAAATTAGCTGAAGGAATTCATGTTAAAGGTGTCGGATTGGTTTGTTGAATTTTACATCCCTTTTGCTTGGATTAGTAATCCAGATTTCCACTACCACTGATGAAACTGTGATGCTAGAAACATTGAAATATTATGTGTTCTAAAAGTTTTTATCTCATAATTGTTAAAATCTTCTTACACTGGTGTTAACTATGTCGTTGCCCAGGCAAAGGTTGCTACCGTTGATAACCTCTGTGCACAAGCTGGTTGTGCTCAACCATGTAAAGTAACACACCATCAAGCTAAGGAAGCTGACATACATGCAGTTTCTGAATTAAAGCGTGCTCTAGATAAAAaggtttataatttttcatgcgCAAAAATGAATACTTTTGTgcagttcttttggaatctgtTTAACTTCTGCTTTCATGTATGCTTGTGATTTActtattttctaaatattaaTTGCATTATTTACATTGCTGTGGGTGGTCTTGCACCTACTTTTTGGGCTGCTCGTACAGGAGACATTGTTGATGGAGCTTCGAAGTGCAAATAGCGACATATTGGAAAACCAAAATGGCATAGAATGCTTAAAAGATTCCGAGGTTTTCAAGAAGCATTATGCCACGGTACTGGTAGAGCTAAAGGAAGCCAGTGGACAGGCATGTGGCTTCCAATggattatttatttcattacaaCATTCTGTGTTAATCTTGAGCAAAATATGATTGGTTGTTATTTTCAGGTTTCTGATGCTATGCTACAACTGAGGCAACGCAATACTTACAGAGGAAACTCTCTGCCACCCTGGATGAAGCCACAAGCAAGTTTCAATGTTCACGATGATCTTCCTGGTATGTTGGATAGTTCTCTAACACAAGAGTTAGGGTCAACTGTTGTTCAAGTTATTAAAGGATCCAGGCTAAGGGCACATGCAATGGTAGATGCTGCATTTGAGGTATGGATGATCTATGGATTTTCTGACCTCCCCGCCCCTCCTCTGCTTTTGTACTTGTTTTCTCCCCACTGTTCTTGATCCAGCATTGTATTATCTTAAAATGATTTATTGTTGGTTTAGCCACAAATATTAAAATGCCAATAGTGGACAAAACTCAAAAGTCAGATGTAATGGTTGCTCCTATAATTCAGGCATTGTCTTTGACAAAGGAAGGTGAAGATGCCTTCATAAAGATTGGGCAAGCATTGGATTCTATAAATCATCAGCAGTTAGCCTCCAAGTCTAGGTTACCTGTGATCAGGTCTCAAGAGCAAGTGAATGTGAATGGCAGTTTTTATCATCTTAGTCATTCAACTAGCGGTGTATCAGAACCTATACTCAATGATCCATCAGTTCCAAAACCACATAATTATTCTGACAAATTTGATACTGAACTTCCGTCAGATCTTATCGCTTCATGTGTTGCCACATTAATCATGATTCAGGTAATTTCCCCCTGGGTGTTTGTAAACATAATGAGTTCCTTGTTATGCTCTTTAAGTTCTAGCAACAAATTCTGAATTGCAcatctaggtttttttgtgtgCATCTTGCCTCTCAACTAATAGATGTTTATAATCACGTTTTAGTTCCCCCTCCACCATCTTGAGAACGCAGCCTCCATTTGTTGGAAACAACATAATAGTAAATCTATTCCACTGTCCTGTAGCCTAAATTCTCTGTGACTAAGtgaataaaattagaattactTGGTTTTTTCTCCTTATATATTGAGTTCTGTATATACTTATTGATTTGCCCGAGTGTGTTTTTCACTAAAGCATGTTGCCAGAAATatcctctcctttttttttgtctaaagaTTATTGAACAAATTCTTGCTAaccaaaaattaatattcttttaacTTGCAGACTTGTACTGAACGGCAATACCCTCCAGCTGATGTGGCTCAGATATTAGATTCCGCCGTTACTAGTCTGCATCCATGCTGTCCTCAAAACCTTCCTATTtacagagaaattcaaatgtgcatgggaagaatcaaaaccCAGATGTTAGCTCTCATCCCTACTTGACTTGTATCTTTTTTTCCCGCAGATCTCTCTCTTATGTAGCTGCTGCCTGCTGTACATATGATGATGCTGAACTATTAGTTCAGATCACATACGGGCTCGTCGCCCACCTTGTAATGTCTTTATTGAGAGGTACAATAATTTACTTCTTTTACTCCACACCAATAGGTTCAAACGGTGGTATTAGAAATCATGTAATTCTCTACCGTGTCTTTTTAATCTTTGGTGTCAAATGGTGgtacttaataaaaattatttaataaaggtgataatttaatattttgataattcaaaattaataaaaagcacaatgttatcttatttgtctTCTGGGAACATCTTAatccagagagagagagagagaataacaATGCTTGggttagtagtttttttttttgatcagcaaagattaatatgtatattaattGATTCCAAGTCAGACTTAATGTAGTCTGGATAGGAACCAATTTCTGGATACATAGATGAGACTAATGTGGAATGTTAGTCTAATTTCCTATCCTCAGCTACTTAATAAACCATGTGCTAAGATTGCTAGACCAGTGATTGTAATGAGTGacaaaatcattttccaaatttCTGAACCATGTCCAGAGTAAGAAAATTGTATCGTCCAACATTTTGTTGGCATTAAAGGTATCATTGgaaaatataatgttatttcTTTGCTTCCAAATGGTTCATGTCAAGGTTAGTTACCACCACTTCCACCTGTTAGCCCTTATTCCATCGGTCACTCCAAATATATGTTGGAGGAAATGTTGTTTTGGGTTATGCGGGAAAACACCTACAATATTCACCCAAGACAACAATTCCCACTATACGGGAAGAATTTTGCTGTAGTGGAAAAACAAGTGATCTACGCTTTCCTCCATGTTTCTACAGAAAGGACAGGTGCTATCATCTAACTCAATTTGTCGCCTTCTCAGGTTTGCTTTTGTCGGCAATCTATCTTTGAGTAGCCTCCATGCAAATGCTGAGATTTTAGTTGGAACCTTGAATTTCCACAGTTCCTCAAAAGCTCTATCCCGGATCTCCTCTAATGTCTCTCCTCTCAGCACATTATAAGCACTTTTAGTCGAGTATTGACCACTTGGATCTGCTGTCCACACCCACTAATCTATAGTCTTAGGCTGAATTCTCTTACATTCAACATCTTTTAGGAATGAAACAACCTTATCTATCTCACTATCAAACAATGTTCTCCACCACTTGAAATTCCACTCCCACCCCGTGTCTTTGTAAGCTCTCATTTGCTGGATAATTTGGTTTTGCTGACAAGAGATAATATACAGCCTAGGGTATTTAGCTAATAGTGTACCCTCTCTGCCTATTCAATTGTCCTCTCAAAACTTAAATTTGTCATCACAGTCAACCCTCCATAAAGTTGTATTCTGCAGTGCATCACCATGTTGCAGATGTTGAGACACCAACTTTAAGTCCCTCTCCACCATATGGATTTGCTTCATTCAAACTCTTCTAACCACCGTACTTAAATTCAAGTATCGTGACCCACAATTCCTCCTAGTGCTGAAATAGGTTTCACTTTCATTTACCAAGCAGTGTTAGGTTGAAAGTGATGATATCTTTGATTCTCAGACCCCCAATTTCTTTTAGAAGGCACATTGTGTCCCATTTGATCCAAACTATCTTGTTTTGCTTGGGTTAGTAGATAATGGAGTATTTTAAGCACGTTGACGGagaattttttactttatgaaaaaaagttataaaattatttctttgcaGTGGAGGAATAATAAATCTTTGGTTGTCAATTAAGGATATATTGAGGAGTTGGGttggtatatatataaagatatagATGAAATACAATTGTCATTCAGCTTCAACAATTGTTAGATTGTAACCACCTGAATTTATAGGATCATGTTCAGAAAtcatttgaataattaattttaatcaaactaAGTAATAtgcatcatttatttttttttattaaaaatcaaaatgtgaTTGGAAGCTTTTGCACACGTTAACGTTAGTGCCTTCTTGATGTTTTA
It includes:
- the LOC100789533 gene encoding protein ALWAYS EARLY 2 isoform X2; its protein translation is MFQLCFLVQRHKSSMAPTRKSRSVNKRMSSSNDNSPEKDGINSNKNKLRKKLTDKLGSQWSKEELERFYEAYRKYGKDWKKVAAFIRNRSTEMVEALYNMNRAYLSLPEGTASVVGLIAMMTDHYNVMEGSDSERESNDAPGSQKPVKRKHEEVQLSVSKDQSHSIASRDDCLSILKKRRFDGMQLKPYAVGKRTPRVPVYKKDDTENYVSPYRRSLKSTIDANDDEVAHVVALALTEAAHRGGSPQVSQTPSRRVEQKSSPIQSLERKHQMSETACAKFHDVSVDEEVLESSIESRGAENGEYARDNSSLMDTEGISTVKVFQKRKIFYRKRERVENVGNHQLDDGGEACSGTEEGLSFSSLKEKVDIDVTNEKLEKFSPKSQRKRNKKLFFGDETPALNALQTLADLSLMMPISTMESESSIQFKGERMVADKNNKSALLEATSTNHKRHQLKHSAVPEIEVSTSKKSKIGKESTKDTNVLSESKGKLPFADTTWKKKRKSMGSKVANAKLDSYPSGPLKDEALDDDNKPVVKGKHTDQAFTLPKQLKTVKSSESSFCSDQKDLTVSTAEVPLLNEVSLPTKRSRRKMILQRTSLPKEKSSDYILKSQPNKYSTLKAKVSSCLASNMVRRWFIFEWFYSAIDYPWFAKREFMEYLNHVGLGNIPRLTRVEWSVIKSSLGKPRRFSEHFLCEERHKLEQYRESVRKHYTELRTGIRDGLPTDLAKPLYVGQRVIALHPKTREIHDGSVLTVDYDKCRIQFDRPELGVEFVMDIDCMPLNPSDNMPEALRRHIGSQKASFMNKEPQINGNSNFGGCEMHSFPVKAKVATVDNLCAQAGCAQPCKVTHHQAKEADIHAVSELKRALDKKETLLMELRSANSDILENQNGIECLKDSEVFKKHYATVLVELKEASGQACGFQWIIYFITTFCVNLEQNMIGCYFQVSDAMLQLRQRNTYRGNSLPPWMKPQASFNVHDDLPGMLDSSLTQELGSTVVQVIKGSRLRAHAMVDAAFEALSLTKEGEDAFIKIGQALDSINHQQLASKSRLPVIRSQEQVNVNGSFYHLSHSTSGVSEPILNDPSVPKPHNYSDKFDTELPSDLIASCVATLIMIQTCTERQYPPADVAQILDSAVTSLHPCCPQNLPIYREIQMCMGRIKTQMLALIPT
- the LOC100789533 gene encoding protein ALWAYS EARLY 2 isoform X5; translated protein: MFQLCFLVQRHKSSMAPTRKSRSVNKRMSSSNDNSPEKDGINSNKNKLRKKKLTDKLGSQWSKEELERFYEAYRKYGKDWKKVAAFIRNRSTEMVEALYNMNRAYLSLPEGTASVVGLIAMMTDHYNVMEGSDSERESNDAPGSQKPVKRKHEEVQLSVSKDQSHSIASRDDCLSILKKRRFDGMQLKPYAVGKRTPRVPVYKKDDTENYVSPYRRSLKSTIDANDDEVAHVVALALTEAAHRGGSPQVSQTPSRRVEQKSSPIQSLERKHQMSETACAKFHDVSVDEEVLESSIESRGAENGEYARDNSSLMDTEGISTVKVFQKRKIFYRKRERVENVGNHQLDDGGEACSGTEEGLSFSSLKEKVDIDVTNEKLEKFSPKSQRKRNKKLFFGDETPALNALQTLADLSLMMPISTMESESSIQFKGERMVADKNNKSALLEATSTNHKRHQLKHSAVPEIEVSTSKKSKIGKESTKDTNVLSESKGKLPFADTTWKKKRKSMGSKALDDDNKPVVKGKHTDQAFTLPKQLKTVKSSESSFCSDQKDLTVSTAEVPLLNEVSLPTKRSRRKMILQRTSLPKEKSSDYILKSQPNKYSTLKAKVSSCLASNMVRRWFIFEWFYSAIDYPWFAKREFMEYLNHVGLGNIPRLTRVEWSVIKSSLGKPRRFSEHFLCEERHKLEQYRESVRKHYTELRTGIRDGLPTDLAKPLYVGQRVIALHPKTREIHDGSVLTVDYDKCRIQFDRPELGVEFVMDIDCMPLNPSDNMPEALRRHIGSQKASFMNKEPQINGNSNFGGCEMHSFPVKAKVATVDNLCAQAGCAQPCKVTHHQAKEADIHAVSELKRALDKKETLLMELRSANSDILENQNGIECLKDSEVFKKHYATVLVELKEASGQACGFQWIIYFITTFCVNLEQNMIGCYFQVSDAMLQLRQRNTYRGNSLPPWMKPQASFNVHDDLPGMLDSSLTQELGSTVVQVIKGSRLRAHAMVDAAFEALSLTKEGEDAFIKIGQALDSINHQQLASKSRLPVIRSQEQVNVNGSFYHLSHSTSGVSEPILNDPSVPKPHNYSDKFDTELPSDLIASCVATLIMIQTCTERQYPPADVAQILDSAVTSLHPCCPQNLPIYREIQMCMGRIKTQMLALIPT
- the LOC100789533 gene encoding protein ALWAYS EARLY 2 isoform X8 — its product is MFQLCFLVQRHKSSMAPTRKSRSVNKRMSSSNDNSPEKDGINSNKNKLRKKKLTDKLGSQWSKEELERFYEAYRKYGKDWKKVAAFIRNRSTEMVEALYNMNRAYLSLPEGTASVVGLIAMMTDHYNVMEGSDSERESNDAPGSQKPVKRKHEEVQLSVSKDQSHSIASRDDCLSILKKRRFDGMQLKPYAVGKRTPRVPVYKKDDTENYVSPYRRSLKSTIDANDDEVAHVVALALTEAAHRGGSPQVSQTPSRRVEQKSSPIQSLERKHQMSETACAKFHDVSVDEEVLESSIESRGAENGEYARDNSSLMDTEGISTVKVFQKRKIFYRKRERVENVGNHQLDDGGEACSGTEEGLSFSSLKEKVDIDVTNEKLEKFSPKSQRKRNKKLFFGDETPALNALQTLADLSLMMPISTMESESSIQFKGERMVADKNNKSALLEATSTNHKRHQLKHSAVPEIEVSTSKKSKIGKESTKDTNVLSESKGKLPFADTTWKKKRKSMGSKALDDDNKPVVKGKHTDQAFTLPKQLKTVKSSESSFCSDQKDLTVSTAEVPLLNEVSLPTKRSRRKMILQRTSLPKEKSSDYILKSQPNKYSTLKAKVSSCLASNMVRRWFIFEWFYSAIDYPWFAKREFMEYLNHVGLGNIPRLTRVEWSVIKSSLGKPRRFSEHFLCEERHKLEQYRESVRKHYTELRTGIRDGLPTDLAKPLYVGQRVIALHPKTREIHDGSVLTVDYDKCRIQFDRPELGVEFVMDIDCMPLNPSDNMPEALRRHIGSQKASFMNKEPQINGNSNFGGCEMHSFPVKAKVATVDNLCAQAGCAQPCKVTHHQAKEADIHAVSELKRALDKKETLLMELRSANSDILENQNGIECLKDSEVFKKHYATVLVELKEASGQVSDAMLQLRQRNTYRGNSLPPWMKPQASFNVHDDLPGMLDSSLTQELGSTVVQVIKGSRLRAHAMVDAAFEALSLTKEGEDAFIKIGQALDSINHQQLASKSRLPVIRSQEQVNVNGSFYHLSHSTSGVSEPILNDPSVPKPHNYSDKFDTELPSDLIASCVATLIMIQTCTERQYPPADVAQILDSAVTSLHPCCPQNLPIYREIQMCMGRIKTQMLALIPT